In Anopheles merus strain MAF unplaced genomic scaffold, AmerM5.1 LNR4000641, whole genome shotgun sequence, a single genomic region encodes these proteins:
- the LOC121602823 gene encoding E3 ubiquitin-protein ligase MARCHF2-like: MNRKLSEDDVRKSSDSSDIGRDRSLSGICISQPRGSSIDSVVCRICQGSSDEISMISPCLCKGSMKYVHLECLELWLNRSGLTRCELCLHNFQTHETLRYGCCESVLIWYRNPDNRNLLMSDLLIYSILSFVCFMLTLVCMLVLRFQHSEHDPFGEELAKVAVICFLSLVMIAYSANVIIIARDHLMPWYRWWRSARNVRLSRLDVVNYPMETV, translated from the exons ATGAATCGTAAGCTTTCAGAAGATGACGTACGAAAATCGTCGGATTCCAGTGATATTGGCAGAGATCGTTCACTTTCGGGCATATGCATCAGTCAACCCCGCGGCAGCAGCATTGATTCAGTGGTGTGTCGTATTTGTCAGGGCTCTAGCGATGAGATAAG TATGATATCTCCATGTCTATGCAAGGGATCAATGAAATACGTGCATTTGGAATGTTTGGAACTTTGGTTAAACCGTTCCGGACTTACTCGGTGTGAATTGTGTTTGCACAATTTCCAAACCCACGAAACGCTTCG TTATGGTTGTTGCGAGTCAGTGCTAATATGGTATCGTAATCCAGATAATCGGAATCTATTGATG TCGGATCTTTTGATCTACTCTATATTGTCATTTGTGTGCTTTATGCTCACACTGGTTTGCATGTTGGTGTTGCGTTTTCAACATTCTGAACACGATCCATTTGGAGAGGAACTAGCTAAAGTGGCTGTTATATGTTTTCTATCGTTGGTG ATGATTGCTTACTCTGCGAACGTTATTATCATAGCAAGAGATCATTTAATGCCCTGGTACCG ttgGTGGAGATCAGCAAGAAATGTTCGATTGTCCCGCTTAGACGTGGTCAATTATCCCATGGAAACTGTTTAG
- the LOC121602822 gene encoding chymotrypsin-1-like encodes MILPLVATFAFIGLAQAGPIDQSKIVNGTDAAIENYPFVVSLRGASGGHSCGGSILNDRWILTAAHCVDYTTPLYQTIQVGRSDISRTEDESVYAIEDVVIHPGYNPADSYIDDIALLKLRKPLVFSDQVQPVRLPKRFFEIDVQESNLVTLVGWGRNASDGPVQTTLQEIDYYAVPNDECNRIHSNHIYPTQICAAEPGGGKGQCSGDSGGPLIYKEFQVGIVSWSIKPCAVAPYPGVLTKVSYYVDFINQHASGYSA; translated from the exons ATGATTTTGCCGCTAGTAGCTACGTTTGCGTTTATTGGACTAGCGCAGG CTGGTCCAATCGATCAATCAAAGATCGTCAATGGTACGGATGCAGCAATCGAAAACTATCCATTTGTTGTGTCTCTGCGTGGTGCTAGTGGAGGTCATTCGTGTGGTGGCAGTATCTTAAATGATCGCTGGATTCTTACGGCTGCTCACTGCGTCGATTATACTACGCCTCTATACCAGACGATACAGGTGGGAAGGTCCGACATTTCCAGGACTGAAGACGAATCCGTATATGCGATTGAGGATGTTGTAATTCATCCCGGATACAACCCCGCCGACAGCTATATTGATGATATTGCTCTGCTGAAACTGCGCAAACCGCTGGTGTTTAGTGACCAGGTGCAACCGGTTCGACTGCCGAAACGATTTTTCGAAATCGACGTGCAGGAGTCTAATCTGGTGACGCTTGTTGGATGGGGTCGCAATGCTTCAGATGGACCAGTCCAAACCACTTTGCAGGAGATCGATTACTACGCAGTGCCGAACGATGAATGTAATCGTATCCACTCCAATCACATTTATCCAACACAGATTTGCGCAGCCGAGCCTGGTGGTGGAAAAGGCCAATGCAGT GGAGATTCTGGTGGTCCCTTGATATATAAAGAATTCCAGGTGGGCATCGTTTCCTGGAGTATTAAGCCGTGTGCTGTCGCTCCATATCCCGGCGTGTTAACCAAGGTGTCGTACTATGTTGATTTTATCAATCAACATGCTAGTGGTTATAGTGCTTAA
- the LOC121602824 gene encoding uncharacterized protein LOC121602824: protein MAGIRVVFVVLLFVMIAYMCVTVGAKKSSMDNSFLEDELFPIYECDERSRDWTIRCLVPLTNAQMSVDLCKTGERPDQHFLKRCAKELQILGQSCPQPVSVSDMAKNMQVHKPPPMP from the exons ATGGCTGGCATAAGAgtagtttttgttgtgttactTTTTGTAATGATAGCTTACATGTGCGTTACTGTAGGTGCAAAAAAATCAAGCATGGACAACAGTTTTCTGGAAGATGAATTG TTCCCCATCTACGAGTGTGACGAACGAAGCCGAGATTGGACTATACGTTGCCTAGTACCTTTGACTAATGCACAAATGTCAGTGGACCTATGCAAGACTGGTGAG AGACCCGATCAACATTTTCTGAAACGTTGTGCGAAGGAGCTACAAATCTTGGGACAGTCATGTCCACAGCCGGTCTCAGTGTCAGATATGGCTAAAAATATGCAAGTTCATAAACCACCACCCATGCC